The genomic DNA GCTGGCCTACCTCAACGCTCTCAAGCCCTGAGGCCATCGCATCATGAAGAAATCTGTTCCCCTCCGCCCGGCGGCCATGGCCGCCGCCGTGTGCGCGCTGACCCTGCTGTCGCTCTCCAGCGCCCGTGCGGACGGCGGGAGGGCCATGCCCCGCAACATGCCCGCCGCCTACACGCAGGAATGCGCGGCCTGCCACACCGCCTACCCACCCGGTCTGCTGCCCGCCGCATCGTGGAACCGCGTGATGACGGGCCTCGACAAACACTACGGCACCGACGCATCGCTGGACGCGGCCGCCGTGCGCCAGCTCAACCAGTGGCTGCAGGCCCACGCAGGTACCTACAAGCGCGTGAACGAGGAGCCCACGGAGGACCGCATCACCCGCTCGACGTGGTTTGAACGCAAGCACCGAAGGATTGCCCCCGCCACCTGGAAGCTCGCCAGCGTGAAAAGCGCCGCCAACTGCGCGGCCTGCCACACGGGCGCGGACCAGGGGCGGTTTGACGAACACAACCTGCGCATGCCGGCGGGGCTCGATGCCCGATCGCGCCGCGCATGGAACGACTGACCGCCACGGACAGAAACCTTCGGCGTCCCCACCAGGAGAACACGATGAACAACACCCCGTCCCTTCACCCTGCCAGCACCACGGCGCAGCCAGCCCCTGCCAAGGCCTCCGGCCGCCGGGTGACCGATGCGCCCACGCGCATGTTCCACTGGCTGTTCGCACTGTGCTTTGCGGGGGCCTACGCCACGGCCGACGGTGAACACTGGCGGCTGCTGCACGTCACGCTGGGCTACACCATGGCGGGCCTGCTGGGCTTTCGCTTGCTGTACGGCATCTTCGGGCCACGCACATCGGGCCTGGGCCTGCTGTGGCGCAAGCTGGCGGGGGCCCCGGCATGGCTGCGCCCCCTGCCCCAGGCCACGTCGATCGCAGGGATCAACTGGCGCCAGGGCCAGAACCTGCTGATGGCGCTGGCCATCGTCTTGCTGCTGGCGCTGGTCGTGCCCCTCACGCTCAGCGGCTATGCCACGTACAACGACTGGGGCGAAGCGCTGGGTGGCGACTGGATAGAAGAAGTGCATGAGTTTGTTGGAAACGCCTTGCTCTTGGTGGTGCTGGCTCACATCGCACTGATTGCAGGCTTGAGCGTCCTGCGGCGCAAGAACCAGGCAATGCCCA from Acidovorax sp. A79 includes the following:
- a CDS encoding diheme cytochrome c; this translates as MKKSVPLRPAAMAAAVCALTLLSLSSARADGGRAMPRNMPAAYTQECAACHTAYPPGLLPAASWNRVMTGLDKHYGTDASLDAAAVRQLNQWLQAHAGTYKRVNEEPTEDRITRSTWFERKHRRIAPATWKLASVKSAANCAACHTGADQGRFDEHNLRMPAGLDARSRRAWND
- a CDS encoding cytochrome b/b6 domain-containing protein translates to MNNTPSLHPASTTAQPAPAKASGRRVTDAPTRMFHWLFALCFAGAYATADGEHWRLLHVTLGYTMAGLLGFRLLYGIFGPRTSGLGLLWRKLAGAPAWLRPLPQATSIAGINWRQGQNLLMALAIVLLLALVVPLTLSGYATYNDWGEALGGDWIEEVHEFVGNALLLVVLAHIALIAGLSVLRRKNQAMPMLTGRVEGKGPDLVPKNRAWLAALLLIAALAFGAWQWQQSPSGWTAGSTSAQRQQYHEDD